From the Mya arenaria isolate MELC-2E11 chromosome 17, ASM2691426v1 genome, the window CATCAATTGTAACAAGGGTATTGAACCTGTTGTTGCATCAGATTGTAACAAGCTAATTGAACCTGTGCTCTGTCATGGTTTACTTTGCACTTCTTGAGGAGTTCACTGATCTTCGGTGGACAACTCTCATTCTGAAACAAACATGACCCCCAGGTTAGATAGGGTACACAAATGAAAAACAGTTCAGATTCATTGTATTCATCATTCTACCTACTAAATTCACTTATAACAGGCAGCAACAATGTTTATTAAAGGCCAGGTCTCTAACACTAATGCTCATCTGAACATATCAGTCAAACAATAGGCAAAActcaaaaacattaacaataattaattgatttcaaccctaaaaaaacaaattatatatttttttagttaaaatgGGGACGCttttcaactttaaaaacacaagtgaatacaataacgatgtaatatgtgcctctcaaaagcaataaaaaaatcaaattaaaaagttgataAGAACCGCagtgtgacaaaaccaggtatTTAATGAAtagcagaagagattcagtttcaactgctttcttctattttttgaaGCAGTGAACTTAATCCTAGGGgtcccaaacacaatcccatcaaagtcctccataaacacttcctacatatcaactttaaaaacacaagtgaatacaataacgatgtaatatgtgcctgtcaaagcaataaaaaaatcaaataaaaaagttaataagaaccgcgatgtgacaaaaccaggtatTTAATGACTAGCagaagatattcagtttcaactgctttcctCTATTTTttgtagcagtgaccttgatcctagggctccaaaacacaatcccatCAAAGTCCTTCATAAACACTTCCTTCATATCAaatttggtcacagtatgtcagccataactaaagttattcatgACCAAACAGTAatctaattttagtaacagcgaccttaaccctagggggccaaaaggcaatccaatgaaagctctgcataaacttgttctatataccaagtttggtcacactatgtcagcccttacttgagttattcagtacttacaatatttctatttttagcaacagtgaccttggcctagaccataactctcgggcccaaaacacaatctcaggaaaggtctctataaactagctaaaattattcgatacataaggtgcatttgacgctgccctcccaccagccagcacaaacaatgacacaagtcattctaATGAATAGTTTTTCCTTTATGAAAACCTGGTTatattaagaatataaaaatgtgcatgtcaaaagaaatttaaagaaaaaaatcaatcaagggccataatttgtctttagggttaaaatggagttatgtgacCTTATTGTAAGATAGTCGTCATTATTTGTGCGAAGTATTAACTGCAATGAATGAAAAGTATagaagtttttattaaaatcccaacttgccttaatactttaacctgccctcaaactttaacctaagtttctaAGTCATTCAAGGGCCATTACTTGTATTAAGAatattatggagttatgtaatctcattgtgtgatggtcctgaacaactgtgtgaagtattaagtccaTTATATGAAGGTCATAGAAgtcattaataaatatcccaacctgccctaaaactttaacctaagttccatagtcaatcaggggccataatttgtataagggatattatggagttatctaacctcattatgtgatggccctgaacaactgtgtgaagtattaagtgaaatgaatgaagggtattgaagttataagtgataatcccaacttgcccttaaattttaacctaagttcctaagtcaatcaggggccataacttgtataaaagataatatggagttatctaacctcattatgtgatgaccctgaacaactgtgtgaagtattgaGTGAAAtgaataaagggtatagaagtaataaataaatatcccaacctgcccaaaaactttaacctaagttccatagtctgAATCAGGagccattatttgtataaaggatattATGGAGtaatctaacctcatcatgtgatggctctgaacaactgtgtgaagtattaagtgaattgaattaGTGGTAATGAAGTTATagagtgaaaatcccaacttgcccttaaactttaaccggacgctgacgctggggcgagtagtaaagccctccttattcttccaatagtcaagctaaaaatagCTGAAATGAAGTGCATCATTTCCTTATTGGCAACTTACCACTTGTGCataaagtttcattaacataACATTCATACTAGACAAATGAAGATATTCAAATCATTTGTGTTAACAATGAAACCACATCTTTTGTGCGAATAAACACCAAATCGACATGCATAATCTTCCAATGACCGATTGTTTCATAAATGAAGCTTGTACTCTATTTGAGGTATACCAAAGTCAAGACAAAATTGTTGTTGTGTCATATCGTAGTTATTTTATATGTTCATTGCCAAAGCAACCATATTTTTCTCCGAAAAAAAATGcctttaataatttcattttggcCCTCTATCTTCACTAAGTTTCATACTCTCTGTCAATGCAGCGAACAGGCTTTCCACACAAGTTGGTGAACCTGTAGTACTTTTCAGTGAAACCAGATGCgaacttatatatttaaatgatattgcagtGACTCCAGCCATGTACCTGTTTACAAGCGACAAGAAGACTTGCGATAACCACCAGCTCAAGGCATTCACTTGAAACCTCCATCTCAGTAAGCACTCGGTCGAACACATGTACGGCAAGGTAAAGCGTGTCCTGGCATAGAGCAAAATCATGATGCATCGCCGTCAGCCATTTGATCAGCTTCTTTCGGATGTCAGGGCTTATCTGAAAGTATGAAAAATCCAgtgtttatgaataaataaaaacaagagggccacaATGACTCTAAATTTTTCAACTGAATTAAAATCTGTGATCTTCTCAAAGCTGAAGACATGGTCCAAATTTTAaaactgtagcttcaaaaataagaaagtagggcAGAAGGTCACCAGACaatgtcaatattgatatttgttttcaaaactctgCACATGTTCTAAATTCCATtacagtagcttcaaaaattaaaacgtaGGTTAAAAAGATACAATCAAGGTCATCAAAGCAcagcatttatatttattttcaaaacagtaaacaTGGTTGAAATTGCagcttaaaaaaaacaaaacagaacaggtCAAAAGGTCAGTCATGGTCATCatccaaggacaacattgatataaagTTACAAAAATGTACTAGTAGTCCAAATTTCAtagctgtagcttcaaaaatgaGAAAGTAGGTTAAAAGGTCACATTGGTAATCAGAGGACAacattgacatttgttttcaaaactctacACATGGGCAATtgttcattgctgtagcttcaaaaatatgaaagtaggtcaaaaagtcacagtcaaggtcatccaagcacaacattggtatttgttttcaaaattgttgacATCCTCCAAAAATCATTTCTGTAGCTTCATAAAGAAAAGAAAGTAGGTCAGGTCACAGTCAACAGGAACCGGGGACAacgttaatatttgttttcaaaactcttCACATGTTCCAAATTTCTTTGCTGAAGCttcaaaaatatgaaagtaggtcaaaaggtcacagtcaatgtcATACAGCcacagcattgatatttgttttcaaaattgtggacaTATTCCAactttcattgctgtagcttcaaagaTAAGAAAGAATGTCAAAAGAGATGGAACTAGCTTCATAACCACAGGAAAATTGTTTGAATGGGACCACTATATGATGCTagatacaatttattaaagGTCAAGGCATAGCCGTTTCTAACAGTAAGATTATCAATTATTTCCTATAACAGTATACAAAAAACTTTAGAGCATGGCCAGGTTTGACCACAGGTATAATTtgatgttcacaagcaattgtgttgGTTTGAACAATATTTACTGTACACAAGTACATTTAGATAATACAGAaattacatacatgatattagTGTTTGAACTTACACAAACAACGAACAATGCACCATCCAATGAAATGAACAAACTGCCTAGGTAACAAGGACATGAAAGAGCTGCACACAGATCAGACAAGAATAAAATTCAACCTTTAACACTCACAACATATTTTCCCTTCATTATACATGAAttaaattcatgtttatattaGATGTAATATGTATCCATGCAAGTTATCAAGTTATTGTGAAAGAAGGAGTGTATGCTCGATCAGGAGTTTGAACCCCAAACCTTTCGACCTGCAGCCAACACCACAACCACATTGCCATAAAAACTAGCTCAACAACGAGGCTGCTGGAAGTGCCCTATAAGGCTGACACTagaagattttaacaaaacaatggtcTAGTTCAATGGAAGGTCTGactgttaaaataattactgagtaaaacaaaaaatctactagaaagtaaagaaatatgaaattaacTTTAACCTTAGCGActatttttaagaattcataaaaatatcaaatatattcccttgtttctaaaaaaagataatgatgtAAGTAATCTTCAAGGGAGCCAATATAGCAAAATTTGCTCCAAGGGtaaactatcagattttaacagcATCTGTTTATAGCAAACTTGTAACCCACAGGGTGGgcccagttttgacccaagggcatCATTTGAACTATTTGGTAAACAACcactagacaatgttacacacaaAATATCTAACATAAGCTCTAGGCCTAATGGTTTCGTCAAGAAGAGttgtatagttttgttttttttcctttaggttgacatggcaaccagATTTTTAtgtggaattaatttctttgaacaatttcgAAAGAGCACAACACAAGgaacatcattttaaagtgtCTTAAAAagtgtccaagcggtttaggaggaGATGATGATAACAAGAAATTGTTGACACTGGACGGCGAACGCCGGACATAGAttgatcacaatagctcaacCTGAGCACTTTGTGACATTCATGAGACGGCTCGTGCGGCCGGTTGCACCCGAAATATGACgattgtttcaatgcattatttttcttcaatgttATAAATCGTATGTTACCTCCGGTTGGTTTCTAAGACACCTCTCAATACGGTATTTACTCTCAATATTGAGTCGGTGGGCGAAGATGTCGTCCACGTAATCCTCGAACCCGTAATGCTCCTGGCCGGTAAACGAGCACTGCGCATCTTTGACCCTGCGCGTGGACGGGAACTCCCACATATCCTCAAGACGGCGGAGGTCAACACTGGGAGAAACTGATTCCTGGAGCCCGGAATCGCACAGGGAAACGCTGCCCGGTCCCATAATGGGCGTGGTCTGTCGCGACCAGTTCAGTCTGACCTGAAATATGAGGAAACGAACTAATGCAACTACACTTTATTCGGTTGACCATTTACACATAACGAATGTCCGAGTTTTATATTTCCGTACTTAGTGTTTTGCATAAATAGACATTCAATTGTAATTCGATGTTATCCCGAAAATGGACGACATGTCTTAGGTTACCTTCGGTTGGTTTTTCAGACAGCTCTCCAAATAgtattttttctcaatattgAGAAAGAGTGTGGAAATATCTTGCACATTATCCTCGTGCTCGCCAGGCTCCTGGTCGTCGCACGAGCACTGCGCATCTGTGATCTTTTGCGTGGACGGCCATTCCCCGACGTCCTCAAGACAGCGAAGGTCAACATCGTTATTAATGGATTCCTGGATCTCGGAGTCGCACAGGGGATCGCTGTCCGGTGCTGTGGTGGACGTGGTCTGTAGTGACTGGTCCTGGCTGACCTGAAACATGAGCATACAAAGAAATGCGTCAGTTGCTATTGTTCAGTTAATTTGATCAACACATTATACATGACGACTCTCGAATGTTTCCGTTCTCAGTTTGTTGAcgcaaaaaatgtaaatgcactttattttgttttgttagtATTTTTATAGTAAAGTACAATAAATCCCATACGCATTTGAGTTCAATGTTCTGAGCAACATGCCTGCGAAGAACGAAAGCATGTAGTCAATTTTTCATACTTTCTTATAAAGAGTATTCAAGTATACATCCTTTCCATTTTCTTACAGTAAGGTTGCAGTTTCATGATTATGAGTTGTTTAATATGTAAGTATTTTAACCAATCCAACAGTTTTAACGAAAAACGTAAATTTTGTCCAGAATCTCGTGCAGACAGACATGTTTGCTAtggaaaaatgtttgttttttccgAAATCGTAAAAACAAATTACTGCGATGTGTTCCGGTGAAAAAATGCTACCGTTCCACAACTGATTAAAAATGTAGTGTGATTTGAATGAGTATTTTTAGCGGTTTGCTACATAATTATACCGACTTTAACGAATTACTCGGAACATAGATGAGGTACTGTCCAAGACGGCGAAAAGCCctgaatgcatttaaaattactATTTGAATTAAGGTCATTCACTTTAAGGAATTCGATGCTTAATCGACAATAAGTATCACAAAAAATGAACTGTTCAAATGTCTGGGTCAGGGTGtgacgtattttttttttaaatattttcctcttttttaaaaacaaaacagatataggacatgatgttaatatgtttattaccaCCCTGATTGTTGGTAGAATATGATTTATTAGACTATTTTAGACATCATTGATAAGAGATTCAtgttcatgtatttgttattacCATTCATACACTATGTTTGTTATTAGGCcttaaaacatatgtttggTTTGGGTTACCTAGGAAACAGTCGTCGACTATACCGTTTTTAATGTCAATTGGTTAAAAAAACTAAAGTAAGACTGTATTTTActataaagttttaaacagttaaagtttttttaagaatatttcttAAACACCATTCTAGAAAGATGACAATTACGTTCTAATATaaagtgtaataaaaaaagCCAACCTACCAAACCTGTTTTAGAAAAGGATGGAACCTTAACCTGTTTTAGAAAAGGATGGAACCCTAactaaataattgttttgcCTTAGCAGACATGTCCTTACAGTGTCAGCTTAAAGGCACTTTCAATTCCGTTGTATGTCCTCGATAATCCCAAAAATGTGAtgtaatgtttgtatatatacttgGTAATTGCAGTTTTCCCTATGTTTCCAATCAGcgtgttatattttttgttttttaaattacatttatctTCTGATATTGATCAGTCatgttttctcccacctcagattataagtatcttccatggccgagagtgtaagataggttcgtTCCGAcacgagcgtagggtgttttgcggaaacgaggtttaccgagttgtcgcaaaacaccatgcgcgagggtcgggatgaacctatcttacacgagcacctacggtagatgctttttctcccacctcatttaagcaaaattaagtaa encodes:
- the LOC128223457 gene encoding cyclin-O-like — translated: MLTFAVLRTSGNGRPRKRSQMRSARATTRSLVRLNWSRQTTPIMGPGSVSLCDSGLQESVSPSVDLRRLEDMWEFPSTRRVKDAQCSFTGQEHYGFEDYVDDIFAHRLNIESKYRIERCLRNQPEISPDIRKKLIKWLTAMHHDFALCQDTLYLAVHVFDRVLTEMEVSSECLELVVIASLLVACKQVKQSELIVLMATCFDLMAPTVLQFLEYYASFSLVTCTGDAELTDSLKAARDVSRCALELSLQDYELCQFPPSVLALCVWRVAVEKVNYTIDMRTVHYTCDFPKLQLETCIAQVHKFFKSFKQSGQEMSSLYEKYGNL